In Eleutherodactylus coqui strain aEleCoq1 chromosome 11, aEleCoq1.hap1, whole genome shotgun sequence, a single window of DNA contains:
- the LOC136581808 gene encoding late embryogenesis abundant protein 1-like, with protein sequence MRKEKEKYGRTGEEMKEKYGRTGEETKEKYGRTGEETKEKYGRTGEETKEKYGRTGEETKEKYGRTGEETKEKYGRTGEETKEKYGRTGEETKEKYELKGEETKEKYGRTGEETKEKYGRTGEETKEKYGRTGEETKEKYGRTGEETKEKYGQKGEETKEKYGQKGEETKEKYGQKGEETKEKYRQKGEETKEKYGQKGEETKEKYGRTGEETKEKYRQKGEETKEKYGQKGEETKEKYGQKGEETKEKYGQKGEEM encoded by the coding sequence AtgaggaaggagaaggagaagtatGGACGGACAGGtgaggagatgaaggagaagTATGGACGGACAGGTGAGGAGACGAAGGAGAAGTATGGACGGACAGGTGAGGAGACGAAGGAGAAGTATGGACGGACAGGTGAGGAGACGAAGGAGAAGTATGGACGGACAGGTGAGGAGACGAAGGAGAAGTATGGACGGACAGGTGAGGAGACGAAGGAGAAGTATGGACGGACAGGTGAGGAGACGAAGGAGAAGTATGGACGGACAGGTGAGGAGACGAAGGAAAAGTATGAACTGAAGGGCGAGGAGACGAAGGAGAAGTATGGACGGACAGGTGAGGAGACGAAGGAGAAGTATGGACGGACAGGTGAGGAGACGAAGGAGAAGTATGGACGGACAGGTGAGGAGACGAAGGAGAAGTATGGACGGACAGGTGAGGAGACGAAGGAGAAGTATGGACAGAAGGGTGAGGAGACGAAGGAGAAGTATGGACAGAAGGGTGAGGAGACGAAGGAGAAGTATGGACAGAAGGGTGAGGAGACGAAGGAGAAGTATAGACAGAAGGGTGAGGAGACGAAGGAGAAGTATGGACAGAAGGGTGAGGAGACGAAGGAGAAGTATGGACGGACAGGTGAGGAGACGAAGGAGAAGTATAGACAGAAGGGTGAGGAGACGAAGGAGAAGTATGGACAGAAGGGTGAGGAGACGAAGGAGAAGTATGGACAGAAGGGTGAGGAGACGAAGGAGAAgtatggacagaagggtgaagaGATGTAA